One part of the Desulfonema ishimotonii genome encodes these proteins:
- a CDS encoding MopE-related protein, translated as MKKRFSTFKQFGFMLILLWAVAATLTGCSDSDSDSTLSAVQEGVFADRQVSGIEYRTDTLSGVTDSRGRFKYRKGEKVKFFIGGIIFGQTLAKEVITPVDLVEGATDATDPTVLNIARFLQTIDDDGNADNGIAITEGVRNAAIGMSVNFAVATAEFEQDDTVIQVIASLTTITIAGPRSLISITIAQVHLTATLGHLDDFSDDDGDGLSEEDGDCDDTDADIGECQDDDADNDADDEGDDDADDDADDDADDDTCIPTEEICGDGIDQDCDGADLVCPAADADNDGVSADEDCNDNDATVFPGAEEICGDGIDQDCDGADKICDTAVVETDADNDGHFSDTDCNDNDATIFPGATEICGDGIDQDCDGADLVCPVTDADNDGVSADEDCNDNDATVFPGASEICGDGIDQDCDGSDLICPVDDTDDDADDDTTAPEDIDNDNDGFTENQGDCNDSDAAINPNATESADQCGDGIDQDCDGSDLSCDDADNDGDGYSENQNDCNDDESGIFPGAEETCGDGIDQDCDGSDLICTEEGTLIYGGAVEGVGYEAENEDGEVERSGVTDADGKFEYVVGGKVRFFIGRIILGLITPRPFVTPVDLVEGATDENNETVINICSMLSTLDENDDPSDGVEISDSVRIQAKTGIDFTVSTDAFESQFGDFISRLSAFRYTGPRLLVFAFKIRIIIRETIANAIDADDDGYTIAGGDCDDANPAINPGAADDCENDVDMNCDGSVTCPGDEEIDADEDGYNAIDDCDDTDPNVNPGADEICDNEKDDDCNGVADDCPFDLTAGDWEGTLDEDTTKPIRFAVTDDLIAAISATAHYSGDCEGDAEINGGSGTFGIEDNQFSYSTDEFEIAGTFTSETKAEGTWFYKADCGGTGQGEWTAEYVEPAEKTDNDEDGFAAEDGDCDDDNADIHPGAEDDCTTDDVDENCDGVFQACPADDAEINDGVFLFGGITGLEYRTETQYGIIEDGMFKYIEGETITFFLGKIEIGTVSAKAIISPFDFVEDVLNEETPSENAKLTNIVRLLLTLDNDGNSENGIYIEEAVRWAAYAGTIAINFDVTTDAFDADAADVIYVLTSERDAGPNILVLIIKAQSFLEIILNSDDMDRDGDGYPKKTDCNDDDASINPAAQEVCGNDVDENCDGIVADDCGSEDQKTVTLANGIKITFQDVIYNADGTSKWTYNVEETEGSEDLTSWLIELPDCVDVLGKNPDDGTTDDGTTDDGTTDDGSTDDGTTDDGTTDDGTTDDGTTDDGTTDDGTTDDGTTDDTDTSDSGIVEWVIDSDMNSGSFTITLDKRYQIGVVTVKAGGAELTEGEISGPSCDEVVVNYEDKDNDGAPFYADGCPEGIICDCNDDDNTVYPGADEICGDGIDQDCDGSDLVCLIDEIPGGNWTGETNQEQVISFTVSENQVSNISVILNYDDYEGTCAVANKLVTGNITVEIIDGQFVFSGPNVEIAGKFYKDEADGSPVFKCEGTWFYQNVGCEGAGQGTWEASVEIEDADLDGDGFTESQGDCNDDPDDETAASIYPGAPEICGDGIIQDCTREEDLACSDEEDAGVLALFFDGKNIKDDQYKAAYVTVKAIVVKGDKSNKHKDKWQRFDLESPETVALFDTKNDKGGVLSIDLPAGLDGKYKEFRLILAEDECNDDDDSSKRDDESGNGDEDSTDGDYKNYLVDANETVHKLKLDRHVEKDGIKIKHKFEIVKGKTMKVLVIVDAAKSIKEKKDEWYLKKTHSKASECDHCVIEDDGTTPDNGTTPDDGTTPDDGSTPDDGTTPDDGSTPDDGTTPDDGTTPDDGTTPDDGTTPDDGTTPDDGTTPDDGTTPDDGTTPDDGTTPDDGTTPDDGTTPDDGTTPDDGTTPDDGTTPDDGTTPDDGTTPDDGSTPDDGTTPDDGTTPDDGSTPDDGTTPDDGTTPDDGTTPDDGTTPDDGTTLV; from the coding sequence AATTTGAGCAGGATGACACTGTGATTCAGGTGATTGCCTCTCTGACGACCATTACAATCGCAGGGCCAAGATCGCTGATCTCAATTACAATTGCTCAGGTTCACCTGACAGCAACCCTCGGACATCTTGATGATTTTTCAGATGACGATGGTGACGGTCTGAGCGAGGAAGACGGGGATTGTGACGACACCGATGCAGACATCGGTGAATGTCAGGATGATGATGCAGACAACGATGCGGATGATGAGGGTGACGACGACGCGGATGACGATGCCGACGACGACGCAGATGATGATACCTGCATCCCCACCGAGGAAATCTGCGGCGACGGCATTGATCAGGACTGCGACGGCGCGGATCTGGTTTGCCCGGCAGCGGATGCGGACAATGACGGCGTCAGCGCCGACGAAGACTGCAACGACAACGACGCCACCGTATTTCCGGGTGCGGAGGAAATCTGCGGCGACGGCATTGATCAGGACTGCGACGGGGCCGACAAAATCTGTGATACAGCCGTAGTTGAAACTGACGCAGACAATGACGGCCACTTCTCGGATACGGACTGCAACGACAACGACGCCACAATCTTTCCGGGCGCAACGGAAATCTGCGGTGACGGTATTGATCAGGACTGCGACGGGGCCGATCTGGTTTGTCCGGTAACGGATGCGGACAACGACGGCGTCAGCGCGGACGAAGATTGCAACGACAACGACGCCACCGTATTTCCGGGCGCATCGGAAATCTGCGGAGATGGCATTGATCAGGATTGTGACGGCAGTGATCTGATTTGCCCGGTTGATGATACGGACGACGACGCAGATGACGATACAACCGCCCCTGAAGACATCGACAACGACAATGACGGATTTACCGAAAACCAGGGCGACTGTAATGATTCGGATGCGGCCATCAATCCCAATGCCACAGAGTCGGCAGATCAGTGCGGCGACGGCATAGATCAGGATTGTGACGGCAGTGACCTTAGCTGTGACGACGCCGATAACGACGGTGACGGATATTCGGAAAATCAGAACGATTGTAATGACGACGAATCCGGTATTTTCCCCGGCGCGGAAGAAACCTGCGGCGACGGCATTGACCAGGATTGTGACGGCAGCGACCTCATCTGCACCGAAGAGGGCACCCTTATATATGGCGGTGCTGTCGAAGGTGTGGGATACGAAGCTGAAAACGAAGACGGAGAGGTCGAACGTTCAGGTGTTACCGATGCCGATGGCAAATTTGAATATGTTGTCGGCGGAAAGGTCCGGTTCTTCATCGGCAGGATTATTCTTGGATTAATCACTCCCAGGCCTTTTGTAACGCCGGTGGATCTGGTTGAAGGCGCAACCGATGAAAACAATGAAACGGTTATCAATATCTGTTCCATGCTATCAACACTGGATGAAAACGACGATCCCTCTGATGGTGTTGAAATTTCAGACAGTGTCCGGATTCAGGCGAAAACAGGAATTGATTTCACCGTCAGCACAGACGCCTTTGAAAGCCAGTTCGGTGACTTCATATCCCGCCTCAGCGCATTCCGGTACACAGGTCCGAGACTGCTGGTCTTTGCCTTTAAAATCCGGATTATTATCAGAGAGACCATTGCTAACGCAATAGACGCCGACGACGACGGATACACAATTGCCGGCGGAGATTGCGATGACGCCAACCCCGCCATTAATCCGGGGGCTGCGGATGATTGTGAAAATGATGTGGACATGAACTGTGACGGCAGTGTCACCTGTCCCGGCGACGAGGAGATTGACGCAGACGAAGACGGATATAATGCCATCGACGATTGTGATGACACCGATCCCAATGTCAACCCCGGAGCCGATGAAATCTGTGACAATGAAAAAGATGATGACTGTAACGGCGTAGCAGATGACTGTCCGTTTGATCTGACAGCAGGCGACTGGGAAGGTACGCTGGATGAGGATACGACCAAACCGATTCGCTTTGCCGTGACGGACGATCTGATCGCAGCCATTTCCGCAACAGCCCATTACAGCGGAGACTGCGAAGGGGATGCCGAAATAAACGGCGGCAGCGGAACCTTTGGAATCGAAGATAACCAGTTCTCATATTCGACCGATGAATTTGAGATCGCCGGTACGTTTACCAGTGAGACCAAAGCCGAAGGCACCTGGTTCTATAAAGCCGACTGCGGCGGAACAGGACAGGGCGAATGGACTGCCGAATATGTGGAACCGGCTGAAAAGACGGATAACGACGAAGACGGCTTTGCAGCGGAAGACGGCGACTGCGATGATGATAACGCGGACATCCATCCGGGCGCGGAAGACGACTGTACAACCGACGATGTGGATGAAAACTGTGACGGCGTATTCCAGGCATGTCCGGCGGATGATGCCGAAATCAACGACGGCGTATTTCTGTTCGGCGGAATTACCGGCCTTGAGTACCGTACAGAAACCCAGTACGGCATCATCGAAGACGGGATGTTCAAGTATATCGAAGGCGAGACGATCACCTTCTTCCTCGGTAAAATTGAGATCGGAACCGTTTCCGCTAAGGCGATCATCTCTCCGTTTGATTTTGTCGAAGACGTGCTGAATGAGGAAACCCCGTCTGAAAACGCGAAACTCACCAACATTGTCCGACTGTTGCTGACGCTGGATAATGACGGCAATTCGGAGAACGGCATTTATATTGAGGAAGCTGTCAGATGGGCGGCCTATGCCGGAACGATTGCGATTAATTTTGACGTCACCACTGACGCATTTGATGCCGACGCAGCGGATGTCATTTATGTTCTGACATCTGAAAGAGATGCAGGCCCGAATATCCTGGTGCTGATCATCAAAGCTCAGAGCTTCCTTGAAATCATCCTCAACTCGGATGATATGGATCGGGATGGTGACGGCTACCCGAAAAAAACAGATTGCAATGACGATGACGCCAGTATCAATCCGGCGGCTCAGGAAGTCTGCGGAAATGACGTTGATGAGAACTGTGACGGCATTGTCGCAGATGATTGCGGTTCCGAAGATCAGAAAACCGTAACCCTCGCCAACGGTATTAAAATTACCTTTCAGGATGTTATCTACAACGCTGACGGCACTTCCAAATGGACATATAACGTGGAAGAAACCGAAGGCTCTGAGGATCTGACAAGCTGGCTGATTGAACTGCCGGATTGTGTTGATGTTCTCGGTAAAAATCCTGATGATGGTACAACCGATGACGGTACAACCGACGACGGAACGACCGACGACGGATCGACCGACGACGGAACGACCGATGACGGTACAACCGATGACGGTACAACCGATGACGGTACAACCGACGACGGAACGACCGATGACGGTACAACCGATGACGGTACAACCGATGATACTGATACGTCTGATTCCGGTATCGTAGAGTGGGTAATTGATTCGGATATGAATTCCGGTTCTTTCACAATCACTTTGGACAAACGCTATCAGATCGGCGTTGTTACCGTAAAAGCCGGAGGCGCTGAGTTAACGGAAGGCGAGATTTCCGGTCCGAGCTGTGACGAAGTTGTTGTCAATTATGAAGACAAAGACAATGACGGCGCGCCTTTTTATGCGGATGGCTGCCCGGAGGGAATCATCTGTGATTGCAATGATGATGATAACACAGTCTATCCCGGAGCCGATGAAATCTGCGGAGACGGCATTGACCAGGATTGCGACGGAAGCGACCTCGTCTGCCTCATAGACGAAATTCCGGGCGGAAACTGGACCGGAGAGACCAATCAGGAGCAAGTCATTTCCTTTACGGTCAGTGAAAATCAGGTCTCCAATATCTCCGTCATACTCAATTATGATGACTACGAAGGAACCTGTGCGGTCGCAAACAAACTGGTGACCGGTAATATCACAGTGGAGATCATCGACGGCCAGTTTGTGTTCTCTGGCCCGAATGTCGAAATCGCCGGAAAGTTCTACAAGGACGAAGCTGACGGCAGCCCGGTTTTCAAATGTGAGGGAACCTGGTTCTATCAGAATGTCGGCTGTGAAGGTGCTGGCCAGGGAACATGGGAAGCTTCGGTTGAAATTGAAGATGCTGATCTGGACGGTGACGGTTTTACGGAATCTCAGGGAGACTGTAACGACGATCCTGATGATGAAACCGCCGCTTCAATCTATCCGGGCGCACCGGAAATCTGCGGAGACGGCATTATTCAGGATTGTACCAGAGAAGAAGATCTGGCCTGCTCGGATGAAGAAGATGCCGGAGTACTGGCGCTGTTCTTCGACGGTAAGAATATCAAAGACGATCAGTATAAGGCTGCCTACGTCACTGTTAAAGCGATCGTAGTTAAGGGTGATAAGAGCAATAAGCATAAAGACAAGTGGCAGCGCTTTGATCTTGAAAGCCCTGAAACCGTCGCTCTGTTCGATACCAAAAATGACAAGGGCGGTGTCCTTTCCATTGATCTGCCCGCCGGTCTGGACGGTAAATATAAAGAGTTCCGACTGATTCTTGCTGAAGATGAATGCAACGACGACGATGACTCAAGCAAGAGAGATGATGAGTCCGGCAATGGAGATGAGGACTCAACCGACGGAGATTATAAAAACTATCTCGTTGATGCCAATGAAACAGTTCATAAACTGAAACTTGACAGACATGTTGAAAAAGACGGCATCAAAATCAAGCATAAGTTTGAGATAGTCAAAGGCAAGACGATGAAAGTGCTTGTAATCGTGGATGCAGCCAAGTCTATCAAAGAAAAGAAAGACGAATGGTATCTGAAAAAAACGCATTCCAAAGCATCCGAATGTGATCATTGTGTTATCGAGGATGACGGAACCACTCCCGACAACGGAACCACTCCCGATGACGGAACCACTCCTGATGACGGAAGCACTCCTGATGACGGAACCACTCCTGATGACGGAAGCACTCCTGACGACGGAACCACTCCCGATGACGGAACCACTCCTGACGACGGAACCACTCCTGACGACGGAACCACTCCTGACGACGGAACCACTCCTGATGACGGAACCACTCCTGACGACGGAACCACTCCTGACGACGGAACCACTCCTGACGACGGAACCACTCCTGACGACGGAACCACTCCTGATGACGGAACCACTCCTGACGACGGAACCACTCCTGACGACGGAACCACTCCTGACGACGGAACCACTCCTGACGACGGAACCACTCCTGACGACGGAACCACTCCTGATGACGGAAGCACTCCTGACGACGGAACCACTCCTGACGACGGAACCACTCCTGATGACGGAAGCACTCCTGACGACGGAACCACTCCTGATGACGGAACCACTCCTGACGACGGAACCACTCCTGATGACGGAACCACTCCTGATGACGGAACCACTCTTGTTTAA